The nucleotide window GTATCAATACCTAAAGCACAGGCTACCTTAGCTAGCTTTCCTGCGGCTACAGGAATATTGAAGCTGATTGTGTAAGGTAGGCAAAGTGCGCAAGCTTCTCCGTGCGGAATGTGCAAAACCTCCCCTAAACGCATCGCCGCGCCATGCCCGATTACGCAACCTGTAACTGAGAAGGCGAAACCCGCCAACAAAGCAGCCAAAGACATGCCGCACCTTGCTTCCAGGTTCCACCCTTGGTGATACGCGGCTCTGAAATATTTGCCAATGAGCTCAACGGACTTAAAAGCAAACATCTCTGTGTAATCGTTAGAGTCGACCGACAATATCGACTCAACAGCGTGACTTAACGCGTCAAAACCAGTACTGGCTGTTACCTTAGCTGGCATCGTGACCGTAAGCGTAGGATCAATAATTGAAACGTCTGGTGCCACCTCTTGACCAACAGTTATAGTTTTTTCACCTTCTTTGCTCGTCACGACGATAAAAGCTGAAACTTCACTACCAGTCCCAGCGGTCGTTGGAGACAATATTAACTTAGCCCTTCGCTTTACTTTTCCAAAGCCTATATAATCCTCAAATGTGCCAGGATTGGCTGCCATAATTGCTGTTGCTTTTGCTATATCTAACGCGCTCCCGCCCCCAATCCCCACTACTAAATCAAACTTGGCGTCTTTAACGATTTGGGTCGTCTTATGAACTATTTCTATGTGGGGTTCTGGTTCAACCCCATCAAAAACTTCAACATTTATCTGCTGATTTTCTAGGGAACGCTTGGCGCGTTCCATTATACCCAATTTTGCGACAATAGGGTCGATTACTAGCAAAGCCTTTGTTGCACCAAGCATTTTTGCTTCTACACCAATATCATCAAGGCATCCTACACCAAAAAGGACCTTTTTAGGAAAAATCGCAGATGTCTTCTTTAACCAAGGAATTTTAGAAGCAATTTCTTCAATCATCTACACTCTACCCCATACGGCGATTCTCTTTGACCTTTATATAGCTTTCTGTTCACCAGCTTAGTGACGCGCAATTAGAATTAACGATATTCGATGACTGGCATCAACGGAAGGAAGATACAATTTCCTTTGCGAAACTTCGCAGCAGCTCAACGTATTTGCCGTCAGATAGTGGCTGGTTTAGTGGAATTTCAACAATGTAGTATTGACAACCATGCTCCGCGTATTTTTCAATTATCTTTGTTTCGTCTTTCATTCTCTCTTTCTCTGGCATCCAACCTAATAGAGCGAAGGTGAACTCATTTACGCTTCTTCCGTAATCCTGCAAATATTTTTTGATCGTTTTTACCCTTTCACCGTATTCTTCCGGTGTAGGGGCTCCGTAACCGCCTTTTTCTGGAGCCCAAGCTTCTCTGTGAACAAACCAGCCATTGAAATATTTTGCACTTATCTTTAGCATGTGGGAACCAAAGCCGCCTGACCATATACGAGGATGTGGTTTTTGTACAGGCTTTGGCAAAAGCGTTGCATTCTTCAGTCTATAGTACTTGCCTTTAAAGGTCACTTTATCCTCTGTCCATAGTTTTATCATAATCTGTAAGCCTTCCAAGAACCTCTCCATTCTCACCTTTGCTTCATCGTAATATCCATGAGGAGAATAATTGATGAATTCTTCGCGGTTCCACCCAGCGCCCAAACCTGCAGTAACCCTACCTTCAGACAAAATGTCAACGTGAGCAATTATTTTTGCAAGCTGGCTTGGAATATATCTTGGTATAGGACTCGCAACAGTACCGATTCGCATATTTTTTGTCTTTGCAGCTACGTAAGCTAATGTTGTCCAAGTTTCGGCCAATTTATTGGATGGAAATTCTGGAACTGGTAAATCGTAATGATCAGGCATATATATTCCGTCGTATTCACAGTTCTCCGCTTCAGCAATCCAAAGATCAAATTCCTTTAATCCCTTCCACCAAATAAAAGGTGAGGGAGAAACTCCAAATTCCAACTCAGTATACGCCTTTATAAAAATGGAAAAAGGAGGGTGTTTACCCTCCGTAAGGGATCCATTTGGATGTGGCAAACTTTTCTGGCCAGACGGTTTCTGCCAACTCACCGCCTTGGAACTGAGCGATGATTGGCATATCTGGGTATACTAGACCTTCACTGGGCTTGTAGCGGACTTTCCCCATAATTGTATCGAATTCCTCCGTAAGTAACGCTTGCATCACTTTCTCTCTGTTAAGGCCGTACTTCTCAATCGCTTTAAACAGACATTCATGCGCCGCGTACTTTTGAGCCTTATTCGATTCAGGGTAGAAACCGAATAGCTGCTTGTGCCTCTCAGCGAAATCTTTTAGCGCTTGATTTTCTTTATAACCGACGACACCATACCAATGGCATATACCTTTAATGTTTTCAGTACCTAGCGGAGCCATAACTGCAGGTAGATCCATGCCCGCAGACCCGAGGAGGAAACGCGGTTTGTAACCGAGTTCAACAGTTTGCTTAATGAATAAGGTGGAGTCCTCTGGGTACCCGATCATAAATAATGCGTCTATGTTGGCTGCTTGTAGTTTTTTAATCAGCGGTGATAAATCCATAACACCGA belongs to Nitrososphaerota archaeon and includes:
- a CDS encoding iron-containing alcohol dehydrogenase, which encodes MIEEIASKIPWLKKTSAIFPKKVLFGVGCLDDIGVEAKMLGATKALLVIDPIVAKLGIMERAKRSLENQQINVEVFDGVEPEPHIEIVHKTTQIVKDAKFDLVVGIGGGSALDIAKATAIMAANPGTFEDYIGFGKVKRRAKLILSPTTAGTGSEVSAFIVVTSKEGEKTITVGQEVAPDVSIIDPTLTVTMPAKVTASTGFDALSHAVESILSVDSNDYTEMFAFKSVELIGKYFRAAYHQGWNLEARCGMSLAALLAGFAFSVTGCVIGHGAAMRLGEVLHIPHGEACALCLPYTISFNIPVAAGKLAKVACALGIDTTSLSPEEAAKKCAYFVKSLVEEFGLKSTLKEYGVDKADLGKLVDVFMKRSVAEMRWSPRVITKENLTKFFEDLWSGTL
- a CDS encoding LLM class flavin-dependent oxidoreductase, yielding MEFGVSPSPFIWWKGLKEFDLWIAEAENCEYDGIYMPDHYDLPVPEFPSNKLAETWTTLAYVAAKTKNMRIGTVASPIPRYIPSQLAKIIAHVDILSEGRVTAGLGAGWNREEFINYSPHGYYDEAKVRMERFLEGLQIMIKLWTEDKVTFKGKYYRLKNATLLPKPVQKPHPRIWSGGFGSHMLKISAKYFNGWFVHREAWAPEKGGYGAPTPEEYGERVKTIKKYLQDYGRSVNEFTFALLGWMPEKERMKDETKIIEKYAEHGCQYYIVEIPLNQPLSDGKYVELLRSFAKEIVSSFR